Genomic segment of Saprospira sp. CCB-QB6:
GTGCCGATCTACGGCAATAATGTAACGCAGTTGCTGTAATTTCAAGGTATTAGTTTTTGTAATAGGGTGTATAAGATTTATAATTTTTACTTATAAATAGGCTGCCCTATCTTTGTATTAACAAAAGAAAGCTAGTGGCCAAAAGATAGTTATTAGTTTTTGTTATACAGCCTATAGTTTACATCATTTTTAATTATATAGCCCTCGCTTTATCTTTGTATCAACAACTAAAAAATCACTTTAAATAAAATACCAATTATGGAAAATCCCACTGAAGTAAATTTCAACCCCATGCCTCGTATTGGCGATCAAGCCCCTGATTTTGTGGCACAAACCACTACGGGCCCCATGAAATTTTCGGAATACGCAAAGGATAAATGGACCATCCTCTTTTCGCATCCCGCCGATTTTACTCCTGTTTGCACTACCGAAATGAGTGGTTTTGCTATCCGCCAAGAGGAATTTAAGGCACTAAATACGGAGCTCGTTGGATTAAGTATCGATAGCCTTCACGCTCACCTCGCTTGGGTCAATAATGTGCGCAATAATATGGGGGTCTACCTCAATTTTCCCATCATCGCCGATATCGACATGAAGGTCTCTAAGCTTTACGGTATGCTTCAACCCAACGAAAGCGAAACGGCTGCCGTACGCGCTGTTTTCTTTATCGACCCCAATAAAAAAATCCGCTTGATTATGTATTACCCACTCAATGTAGGCCGCAATATGGACGAAATTCTCCGAGCCCTCGAGGCCCTACAAGTTTCCGATGAACATAAGGTGGCTATGCCTCTAGATTGGCGCAAAGGCGATAAGGTAATCGTTCCCCCACCCAAAACTTTGGCCGAAATGGATGCTCGCATTGCAGATACTTCTTGCGAAAAGGTAGATTTTTATCTCGCGAAGAAGTCGCTTTAAGTTCTTATTTTTTAGAAGGGCTGCCCCTCGCTTCGCTCGGGTCGGGCTGTCTCGCAGCTCGCTCTTCGCTCGGCCCTGCGCGGGCTTTGCCCGCTGGGTCTGGCCTTCGGCCACTGCTGCCCATCCCTCAGCCTGCGGCCCTTCGGGCCTGCAAAACGCAGAGAACCAAATTTGTCACTCCAATTATTTTTTCCCAAACCTGAGGAGCTTCTCCTCCCAATATTCTAAGCTATGTTTTTTAAGCACATTTATGATAAAAGTTTGGCTCAAGCTAGCTACATGATCGCTTGCCAAAAAGCAGGCGTGGCCGCTGTAATAGACCCCAAACGAGATGTAGACACTTATCTGGAGATAGCCAAGCAAGAAGGCTTTCGCATTACCCATATTCTAGAAACACATATTCATGCAGATTTTTTGGCCGGTAGCCGAGAATTGGCCGAACTTACAGGGGCCAAAATGTACCTCTCTGCAGAAGGCGGAGAGGGCTGGGAA
This window contains:
- a CDS encoding peroxiredoxin: MENPTEVNFNPMPRIGDQAPDFVAQTTTGPMKFSEYAKDKWTILFSHPADFTPVCTTEMSGFAIRQEEFKALNTELVGLSIDSLHAHLAWVNNVRNNMGVYLNFPIIADIDMKVSKLYGMLQPNESETAAVRAVFFIDPNKKIRLIMYYPLNVGRNMDEILRALEALQVSDEHKVAMPLDWRKGDKVIVPPPKTLAEMDARIADTSCEKVDFYLAKKSL